AACTGAAAAGCGTGCAACAGCAACCGGCTTTAGAATTTTCCATTAACAATGACTTCACTACTTGATGAGATTCTTTATCACGTACGGAAGAATGCCTCCATTATCAAAGTAAGCTAGTTCCAcctaaaaataaaacaaatgaaATGCACTAAGCAAGGAAAGAAGGTGCTGCAGCAAGCAAGAATCATATTACTATGGGAAAAAGATCGGGTGGGAGACAAGGAAGTAGAGAACGGGAAGCGAGGGGAGAATTGGAGAACGACGGTGTAGAgtaggaggaagaagaagaagaaaaatgtaaGATTCTAGGGACTAAATGAGATCCAAAATCAAATATATAGTCATGTCATCTAATTGTTAGAGAGTCCAACATGATAAGATTTTGCCACTTTAGCACTCTGTTTTACTGATTCATCACCAGAAAAGATCGAGAGACCAAATTGGTGCCTGCACCTGAATCTGAGAGACCACTataagaaattttaaatttcgaGAACCAAAATAAGTAATCGTTCGAATCTGAGAGACAAAAATGGGAATTTACTCCCAATTGGGAGGATTACACACCCTTTGTATGCAAAGATTGATATAAACAGCAACAATGGTAACTAATGAATTGTTTTTGGTAGGGACTTTTCCGTTGTGTATTAGCCTATTAGGGATTTTTCTTACCTTCCAGTTTTAGCGTTCGGTATGGTGAATCGAAAAACCGGTAACCTTATTGAAGAAAAGTCAATTGCATATGATAATATTCCGCAAGTAAGTAACTAAAGAGCATATTATCTTCAAAAACATAGTGGTATTTTACCAAATAAAAAATGACAAAAGTGGTCTCAAACCATTTACAGGATGAAAGACCCATATATTTTCTAGTATGAACGATTATGAAATGCATTGTCATTCTTTTATTCAGAGATAGTAGTATCCGTCGAGAATATAgatagagattgaattggataTTTATTTGTATAAATATTCTTTGGAGAAGGGAATAGAGAATTGATGTGATTACTGATTAGTGCGCACACATCACgtatagaaaagaaagaatgcTGCAGAACAATAACGAAGCCTATATAAAATTCTCATGAACTTCTAGAGCCAAAAAATCCTTTACATATATTATAACAACCCAGAACAAATCTCAGTTCCATAGATGACTTCAAGGGGTGAGGGAGCATGGCGTAAGGTTGATTCTTTATATCCAAAAGAATTCGTCAAGGGTACTCAATAACGAAAGTGCAACCAATAAACACTTTCATAACATGCAAACAATCTAAACACTTGGGACAACATAAATAGGAAAAGAATATGGAAACTCACATTACGTTTAGCTGTTTATGTCTCTGAAGAAAACGAGAAAATTAATCTCGTGAGATAGCCAGAACGAAATAAAGGACACAGAGAAATGCATATGAAGGCTAACCAGAAATAAAAAAAGCAGTTCATACGTATGAACCCCCTGACAATCATGGCTACCGGGGGTAAAGGTGTAGGTATAGATAGACCTATATATTGTAAAAATTGGATGAAAGGAGAAAAAATCATCACTAATCGGCCATCTTAGCCAATCGGTGAACGGTACTTCTGGCAACTCTGTTCCCAGGATCAATCTTTAGCACTGTCCTCAGGTCTTCAGCACCAAGTCTGTACTTCTCCATACTCTCATACAAGAGAGCACGCTGTACAAGGACTGACACATTTTTCTCATCATTTTCTAGAACCTGCAAACAAAACAACATAAAGATGAAAACACTTGCTTGAAAATAAATGGTGATCAAGAAATTGGTGTGGTTTGATTCATCCTAGAAGTCATAGGCTCATAGCAGCAATTCAGCGTGGAGCCAACCTAAATGTACAGGGAAATCCTAACCTCTCCCAACTACAACAGTCAATAGCTGAACTCAATACACATGCTACCTATGGTCTCAACAAAGATATGACATTATAAGCCAGGAAAAGATCTCATATTGTAAGCCAAATAGATCTAATGAGACATTCTTTTCATTAGCAAATAAGTTTGCCAATAGCATACCATACCATACCATATTGTGGCGGCTAATTCATTTCTACAACAAGAAACAACATTCAATTACATAAGTCAGCAGATACTTAGCATGCGTTTAGTTTGCGATTTGGAGAATTAATGGACTAAAGCTTGTCTTTTGCAGTTCAGCTAAACTAATGGTTTGGAATTCCATATGGGAAGGGAAACTAAACACACTATTAGTGATTCAAAAAGCTACATTTATAGATCTAACAACTACTATATAATTCAAACTCTAAACACAAAGTAATACTACAGGCCTAAGTATACCTTTGTACAATCTGCCACTGCCTTCTTATACTCCCCAACTTCTTTGTAACAGGAAGCCCTGCATGACAAAACCTCCACAGAGCCTGCGTTATCCCCGGCTTTCTCCAGAAGGATGACGGCCCAGGAAAGCCACTTGATAGCATCAGCAAACTGGCCCTGCTTGTAATTGTCCATCCCCTTGTTTTTGGCAGCGGCACCAGACACCCCGGCAGGAGGTGGGGGAAGCCCTTCAAGCTCAGTGGTTGTGCCACCCACATCATGCCCTCCTCCACCAAACTCAGAATCCAGACCCCAATCTTCCACTTCTGCAGATGCCTGTCCTCCAAATCCTTGAGACGTAGCCGCAGCAGTGCCTCCAGCAGATGCTGAGGAAGATGAGAAAAACATGTCCATTGGATCAGCACCAGCAGCAGATCCCTGGACTGGGGTCTGATTCGAGGTGGCAGATCCACCAAAATCAATGTCAATTCCAACATTAACAGAAGCTGCAGAGGTTGGCTTGTAAGCATTCTGAAAATCTCCAAAACCATCATCCCCCAAATCATTCTTTTGGGATTTAGCAGCTGAATTAAGACTAGCAGCACCAGATTGCTTTGATCCAATACCAGACAGAGAACTAAACGGATCATTGTTACTGGAACTGAATCCACTACCAGCTGAACCACCAACACCCATAGTGCTTAATGAAGGACCCCCAAGATTCGGGCTTCTGTTGGAATTCATACTGGTACCACCATTCCCGGTACTAGAACCCCCTAAATTGGCAGAAGATCCCCAATTTGTACTACTCTGTGCGGTGTTAGCAGTTTTGGGCAAAGAATCTTCCATTTTTCCCATGGAAAAGGTGGAAGTGGCGGGAGCTGAAGGCTTGGAAGCAGGGGTTGCGTTTTTGAGAGGAACATTGGAAGAGCTCCTGGGACCTTGGCCAAGCGCAGAGGTGACCAGGTCTCCGAAAAGGTTAGGGTTTTTGTTAGCGATGCCGACGGTGGAGGCGGAGGCGGAGGCAGAAGCGGAAGGTTGGGTGGAACCCCATGACTTGCCGAAGATGTCACCGACCATGGAAGGGGGACCACCGGGCAACCCAGTCTGAGTGGCAGGAGCGGAGACGGGCTTGTGGGACCATGAGGGTTTGTTGGGTTGCCAGGAGGGCCTCGGTTGGGAAGAGGAAGTGGCGGTGGAGGAATAAGAATAGGAGGAGTAAGAAGGGGCGGAGGAATTGGGGGTTTTCTGGTCGTTGAGGGATTTGGGGCGATTGGATCCGATGCCGAGATCGAAATCGAA
Above is a genomic segment from Arachis stenosperma cultivar V10309 chromosome 1, arast.V10309.gnm1.PFL2, whole genome shotgun sequence containing:
- the LOC130969899 gene encoding uncharacterized protein LOC130969899 → MNSNQNKSSPLSLNNYNFDFDLGIGSNRPKSLNDQKTPNSSAPSYSSYSYSSTATSSSQPRPSWQPNKPSWSHKPVSAPATQTGLPGGPPSMVGDIFGKSWGSTQPSASASASASTVGIANKNPNLFGDLVTSALGQGPRSSSNVPLKNATPASKPSAPATSTFSMGKMEDSLPKTANTAQSSTNWGSSANLGGSSTGNGGTSMNSNRSPNLGGPSLSTMGVGGSAGSGFSSSNNDPFSSLSGIGSKQSGAASLNSAAKSQKNDLGDDGFGDFQNAYKPTSAASVNVGIDIDFGGSATSNQTPVQGSAAGADPMDMFFSSSSASAGGTAAATSQGFGGQASAEVEDWGLDSEFGGGGHDVGGTTTELEGLPPPPAGVSGAAAKNKGMDNYKQGQFADAIKWLSWAVILLEKAGDNAGSVEVLSCRASCYKEVGEYKKAVADCTKVLENDEKNVSVLVQRALLYESMEKYRLGAEDLRTVLKIDPGNRVARSTVHRLAKMAD